Proteins encoded together in one Macadamia integrifolia cultivar HAES 741 chromosome 8, SCU_Mint_v3, whole genome shotgun sequence window:
- the LOC122086461 gene encoding paramyosin-like — translation MASACDEDADVVLSDVEEEDSILEIIKNPSQENISVEKFVEILAELESERKAREAAESAKSEMQVSFNRLKVLAHEAIKKRDEITKLRNEALREKEEALKSNEKLSGELADALRLKDELSKQHEDGARQFDEAVKARDYSRSEIEVTAHMLVSGIEKISGKISNFKNFSGSGLPRSQKYSGLQAVAYGIIKRTNEIVEELIKQIDMATKSRNEAREQMEQRNYEIAIEVSQLEATISGLREEVMKQKSKSENLEKSIADKDSKVSEMDRQMSEKLDAVEKEATGLRELVNDYDHKLRNLESNLETQRPLIVEQLNYISKIHDQVYHVVRVVDVNKSVQSDFSESLFLPQGMDMDENLRASLAGMESIYSLVTIAAQKVRDSMEERTKETKGLNEKVAQLVKDKQQIGSLLRNTLSRRMSSDSSSKTNEVPQVAENGFRDAGIYFRFSNLRHGDNDKSGAIEIEKDEVFTLAGALENSVKEYQVEIIDLQNSVGELRAELCILKANVEAQATELSQRKHRIEELEEKETVANENVEGLMTDIAAAEEEIARWKVAAEQEAAAGRAIEQEYLAQLSTLRQELDDAKQAMMESEKKLKFKEETAEAAMAARDAADKSLKLADLRASRLRDRVEELSHQLDESDTREDSRIRNRPRYICWPWEWLGLNIVGYHLSETQQQNSNEMELSEPLL, via the exons ATGGCGAGCGCCTGCGATGAAGATGCCGATGTTGTTCTCAGCGACGTGGAGGAGGAGGATTCCATCCTCGAAATCATCAAGAATCCGTCTCAAGAAAATATTTCTGTGGAGAAATTCGTAGAGATTCTTGCAGAGCTTGAAAGTGAGCGAAAAGCTAGGGAGGCTGCGGAGAGTGCAAAATCCGAGATGCAGGTGTCTTTTAATCGGTTGAAGGTGCTTGCTCATGAGGCGATAAAGAAGCGTGACGAGATCACGAAGCTGAGGAACGAGGCATTACGAGAAAAGGAAGAAGCGTTGAAATCGAATGAGAAGTTATCAGGGGAACTAGCGGATGCGCTGAGGCTGAAAGATGAACTTTCGAAACAGCATGAAGATGGGGCTCGGCAGTTTGATGAAGCTGTGAAAGCAAGGGACTACTCGCGTTCGGAAATTGAAGTCACTGCCCATATGCTTGTGAGTGGGATCGAAAAGATCTCTGGAAAGATTAGTAACTTCAAGAATTTTTCTGGGTCTGGGCTCCCTAGATCTCAGAAATACAGTGGATTACAAGCTGTTGCTTATGGAATTATCAAGAGAACAAATGAAATTGTTGAAGAACTTATTAAGCAGATTGACATGGCAACTAAGTCCAGGAATGAAGCTCGTGAGCAGATGGAACAAAGGAATTATGAAATTGCCATTGAAGTTTCTCAGCTTGAAGCCACAATTAGTGGGTTGAGGGAGGAGGTGATGAAGCAAAAATCTAAATCTGAGAATCTGGAGAAGTCAATTGCTGATAAAGACTCAAAGGTATCTGAGATGGATAGACAGATGTCCGAGAAGTTGGATGCGGTGGAGAAGGAGGCAACGGGGTTAAGGGAGCTGGTTAATGATTATGACCATAAATTGAGGAATTTGGAATCAAACCTTGAAACACAAAGGCCCTTAATTGTTGAGCAGTTGAATTATATATCAAAAATACATGACCAAGTATATCATGTAGTTAGGGTGGTTGATGTTAATAAATCAGTTCAGTCGGACTTTTCAGAGTCCTTGTTCCTTCCCCAAGGTATGGACATGGATGAGAACCTACGTGCTTCTCTGGCCGGGATGGAATCTATCTATTCACTGGTCACGATTGCTGCACAGAAGGTAAGAGATTCAATGGAAGAGAGGACCAAGGAAACGAAAGGTCTAAATGAGAAGGTTGCTCAATTGGTGAAGGATAAACAACAAATAGGGTCCCTACTTAGAAATACTTTGTCAAGAAGGATGTCATCAGATTCATCATCCAAAACAAATGAGGTCCCACAAGTTGCTGAAAATGGTTTCAGAGATGCAGGGATATACTTCAGATTCAGTAATCTGCGGCATGGTGACAATGATAAATCAGGTGCTATTGAGATAGAGAAAGATGAAGTCTTTACTCTG GCTGGTGCTCTGGAGAATAGCGTTAAGGAATATCAAGTGGAGATAATTGATCTTCAAAATTCTGTGGGAGAACTTAG GGCAGAGTTGTGTATACTTAAGGCCAATGTGGAAGCTCAAGCCACGGAACTCAGTCAAAGAAAGCATCGCATAGAGGAACTTGAAGAGAAGGAAACAGTGGCCAATGAAAAT GTTGAAGGGCTTATGACGGACATAGCAGCTGCTGAAGAAGAGATTGCAAGATGGAAAGTGGCAGCAGAGCAAGAGGCTGCAGCAGGCAGAGCCATTGAGCAAGAGTATCTGGCACAG TTGTCAACCCTTAGGCAGGAACTGGACGATGCAAAGCAAGCCATGATGGAATCAGAGAAAAAGCTCAAATTCAAAGAAGAGACGGCCGAAGCAGCGATGGCTGCAAGAGATGCAGCTGATAAGTCTCTGAAGCTTGCAGACTTGAGGGCTTCAAGATTGAGGGATAGGGTGGAGGAGCTTTCCCATCAGCTTGACGAGTCTGATACCAGGGAAGATTCAAGGATCCGGAACAGGCCAAGATATATATGCTGGCCGTGGGAATGGCTGGGGCTGAACATCGTAGGATATCACCTGTCTGAGACACAACAGCAGAATTCAAATGAAATGGAGCTTTCAGAACCGTTATTATAA
- the LOC122085518 gene encoding FACT complex subunit SSRP1, whose product MTDGHLFSNILLGGRGGTNTGQLRVHSGGIIWKKQGGGKAVEVDKSDIVGLTWMKVPRTYQLGVRIKDGLYYKFTGFRDPDVSSLTTFIQNSIGVTPEEKQLSVSGRNWGEIDLNGNMLTFLVGAKQAFEISLADVSQTQLQGKNEVSLEFHLDDTTGANEKDSLVEMSFHIPNSNTQFVGDENRPPAQVFRDKIMSMADVGPSGEDAVVMFDSIAILTPRGRYSVELHLSFLRLQGQANDFKIQYSSVVRLFLLPKSNQPHTFVVVTLDPPIRKGQTLYPHIVLQFETDNVVESQLSINEDLLNTKYKDKLEPSYKGLIHDVFTTILRGLSGAKITKPGKFRSCQGGYAVKSSLKAEDGVLYPLEKSFFFLPKPPTLILHDEIDYVEFERHGAGGTSMHYFDLLVKLKSEQEHLFRNIQRNEYHNLFDFISGKGLKILNLGDVQTTDGVAAVLGDDDDDAVDPHLERIKNEAGGESDEEDEDFVAEKDDGGSPTDDSGGEDSDASESGGEKEKPAKKEARQDPSASKASSTSKRKSKDGDENGVKKRKPKKKKDPNMPKRAMSGFMYFSQMERENIRKDNPGIPFTDVARVLGERWKKMTAEEKDPYEAKARVDQKRYKDAMADYNKNPTNVDSGNESDSE is encoded by the exons ATGACGGACGGTCATCTCTTCAGTAACATTCTTCTTGGTGGTCGTGGTGGCACG AACACTGGGCAACTGAGGGTTCATTCTGGGGGGATTATATGGAAGAAGCAGGGAGGTGGGAAGGCAGTTGAAGTTGACAAGAGCGACATTGTTGGTTTGACCTGGATGAAGGTCCCTAGAACTTATCAACTTGGGGTTCGGATTAAAGATGGTCTTTACTACAAGTTCACAGGTTTCCGAGACCCG GATGTTAGTAGCTTGACGACCTTTATTCAAAACTCTATTGGAGTAACACCTGAAGAGAAGCAACTTTCTGTTAGTGGCCGGAATTGGGGGGAAATTGATCTGAATG GGAATATGCTGACTTTTCTGGTAGGTGCCAAACAGGCATTTGAAATATCTTTAGCAGATGTCTCCCAAACACAACTTCAAGGAAAAAATGAAGTTTCCTTGGAGTTCCATTTGGATGATACAACTGGGGCTAATGAG AAAGATTCTTTGGTGGAGATGAGCTTTCACATACCAAATTCCAATACCCAATTTGTTGGTGATGAAAATCGTCCTCCAGCACAG gtttTCCGTGACAAAATTATGTCAATGGCGGATGTTGGTCCATCGGGTGAAGATGCCGTTGTTATGTTTGACTCAATTGCCATTCTTACACCAAG GGGCCGGTATAGTGTCGAACTACATCTTTCATTCTTGCGACTCCAAGGACAAGCTAATGATTTTAAAATCCAGTACAGCAGTGTTGTTCGCCTTTTTTTACTGCCAAAG tctAATCAACCACATACCTTTGTTGTTGTCACACTTGACCCACCAATCCGTAAAGGTCAAACTTTGTACCCACATATTGTATTACag TTTGAGACAGATAATGTGGTTGAGAGTCAGCTGTCAATAAATGAAGATCTCTTGAATACCAAGTATAAGGATAAGTTAGAACCATCGTACAAG GGCCTCATTCATGATGTCTTCACTACGATATTGCGTGGCTTATCTGGTGCCAAGATTACTAAACCTGGAAAATTCCGTAGTTGTCAAGGTGGTTATGCAGTGAAGTCTTCATTGAAAGCTGAAGATGGGGTCTTATATCCGCTTGAGAaaagcttcttctttcttcctaaaCCTCCTACTCTCATTCTCCATGATGAG ATTGATTATGTTGAATTTGAGCGGCATGGTGCTGGAGGTACAAGTATGCACTACTTTGATCTTCTTGTGAAACTCAAGAGCGAGCAGGAACATCTTTTTAGGAACATCCAGAGAAATGAATACCATAATCTTTTTGACTTCATTAG TGGCAAGGGTTTGAAAATATTGAACCTTGGGGATGTTCAAACTACTGATGGTGTTGCTGCTGTTCTcggggatgatgatgatgatgctgtTGATCCACATCTTGAGCGGATTAAGAATGAAGCTGGTGGTGAGAGTGATGAAGAG GATGAAGATTTCGTTGCAGAGAAGGATGATGGAGGCTCTCCAACTGATGATTCTGGAGGGGAGGATTCTGATGCTAGTGAAAGTGGTGGTGAAAAAGAG AAGCCTGCCAAAAAGGAAGCTAGGCAAGATCCTTCCGCTTCAAAGGCATCGTCTACATCTAAGAGGAAATCCAAGGATGGAGATGAAAATGGtgtaaaaaagagaaaaccgaagaagaaaaaggatccaAATATGCCAAAAAGGGCAATGTCTGGCTTTATGTACTTCTCACAAATGGAGAGAGAG AACATAAGGAAAGACAATCCTGGAATACCATTTACTGATGTGGCAAGAGTTCTTGGAGAAAGATGGAAAAAGATGACAG CTGAAGAGAAAGACCCTTATGAAGCAAAGGCTCGGGTGGATCAGAAGCGCTACAAGGATGCCATGGCtgactacaacaagaaccccaCAAACGTTGATTCAGGGAACGAGTCTGATAGTGAGTAG